The window TTATAGTACTCTGCTGTCTGCTGCTCCCCCCTCTCTGGGTCTCTATTTGTCGAAAAATCAGATCATACTCTACTAATATAAAATCCGTTCACGACTTTGGGTCGGATCCCCCGTCTCTTCTGCCATTATCTCGCGCGCCAATCCGTAACGTCGCCGGCGATTATGATGCGGCCCACCGTCCGATCACTAACTCTGTTCTCCTTCCTCGCCGCTTTCCTCGTCGTCTCGCCGGCGCTTGCTTCCGAGTCCGATCACAAGGTATAATGTTCGATATAGGAACCGTAGAAAACCCTAATTTCGGTCGTCTCTTTCAATTTCTTAATTTGTACGCATTCATTTTGTTTCTTTTCGGTTAGAAGCATCCTTATGCTGTTCAGATCTATGGGAGCTCCAATTGCGGAGATCTCTTTTGCGCATTGCTTCTCTGATTCCGAAATTTTGCAAGTTGTGATAGATTGATTCATAAGGGAATGAGTGTAGTTACCGTTTTGTTAATGCAAATTTCATGGTTTGTCTTTGTCTTTCGATCTCAACGAACTTCCTTGCTCCTGATCTCAAATTTGTCATACAGGTGCTTTATATGCTATTCATAGGTATAACACTTGTCTGGTTATATCTGCTGATTATTATGTTGTAAAATAGCGAAGTAAAAGCCACTTACAGGTCCTTGAGAATGTGCCTTTGCGGCTGTTATGAGGAGGATTCGATCATGGCCATTGCCTTCTGCAGATGATATGTAAATGCAATGACTGAGATTTGGTGTGAGATTATTTTGCTTAATTTCATGCGTCTAAGATAGAAACGAGGTGATTTATGTGAGTTTGCATGGTTGGGTGCTGGAACTCAACTTATTACTGTGAAAAGATCAAGAAAGGGACAAAAAAGGTGATCCCTTTTTAGTTCAGATATTAGATGGCTTCAATGTGTTGCTATTGGAGGAATTAGGAGCGACTAGACAGGTGGGACGCATTGTTGATGAAACCTTAGGATGGGAAGATCAATTTTCAAATAAGGGATGGAAAGCTGATGCCTTTTTTGTTCAGATTAGATGGCTTTATCAAATTGCTAATCGGTTGGTGGCAGGAGTGAATTGATGAGACAGGTGCACTACATTGTCGACGAACAAGGTTAAAGTATCCATTAAAAGTAGCTTCAGGGGTATACTCTATTATAAAAAGGCTAATTAGTGGACGTGGTAGAGTGGGTATCTAGTAGGTGCGTGTAGTGGATTGGCGGTGGTGCCAGAGAGTGTCGCAGTTGAAGATGGTGAAATCGTAGTTGATGGTGCATGTTGCATATATAACTATAAAACTTGCTTATTGACTGGGCCTTGATGGGATTTAGAAACTTTGAGCTGAACTTTGTTCAAGTAACTAATGGCCATTCAGCAGTTTATTTGAACGTATGGTTTCAGTGTCATATCGATCTTAAGGGAGTTAGCTATGAAATACTACATATGCACTTTTTAAGCTCTTCACTTTTTATGGATTTGTAAATACAGATCGATATTGGATAACTTTAGCTGCTCCCTCATTTTATATTAACTCTGGCCAATGAGGCCTAACTCAATTGGTTAGGCTGTGGTGTTATAAACAAGTTCACAGGTTCAACTTCCACTTTCTTATTTCTCTCACCATGTGTTTATAACTATACTGCTTTTCTGGGAAAGATCTTAAGAGCTACTCAGTCTTGCCACTTTCTCTCTCTCATATTATGATAATACTTGTTCCTGCCGCAAGGGTGATGATCTAGGATTTTCTATTCAGGAGTATTTGTAGCTCGTTTGACACTTCAATCTATTCAGTTCTAGCACTTATGCTGTCAATCTATTCAGTTCTGGCACTTATGCTGCTTAATGGACAGATGTGGCGTAACGGCATTCACTACTTGATTAAAAAAGGGCATTCATGATTTAGGGTATCTTTTCCCTTATGGTTCAGGTGTTTGGTTAAGATGTTAATCCTATACCTTTCTTTTTGCTTGTGCTTTTAAGCAATGCAAGTTTGTCTGCTTCGTTGCCCTAAGTTTTGTTCACTTCTGCAAATTTGTTAGTTGAAGTTTCTTCTAGAGAGGAGAAAATATTTAATCTCATATTTGTTTCCTGTAAATTCCTGGGAAGTATTACAATGTGCAGTAATTAAGTGGATGTATTGCTGCAATATGCTTTTGCTTTTGTTTCTTACTACATGCAAATGCTTCAATCTGACTCCTATGCTTTGTCCAACAGTATCAACCAGATGACCCGGTTACTCTGTGGGTAAACAAAGTTGGGCCGTATAATAACCCACAGGAAACATACAACTATTACAGCCTTCCATTCTGTCATGCTTCTGGTTCTCACAAGTGGGGTGGCCTTGGTGAAGTTTTGGGTGGAAACGAGCTTATTGATAGTCAGATTGACATAAGGTTTCAAAGTATGTGAATCCCCTTCACTGACTCCTGGCTACTCTTGTTTGATTTGAGATTGACACGGACTTTTTTTTGTTTGATAGAAAACGTGGACAAAGGTAGCATTTGTGAGCTTGAACTTGATGAAGCAAAGGTCAAGCAATTCAAAGATGCTATTGAAAACAATTATTGGTTTGAATTCTTCATTGGTAACAAACTTTATTCTTTGGTATATTTTACTTGTTTTTTTATTCTTTGGTATTACTTTAAAATTATGGCTGAAGGAAGTTTGAATTTGCAGTGAGAAGTTTAGATTAATTGGAACATTTTATGCATTCTTATGAAGATTCCCTGCAATGACACCTCTGCATTACTTTGAAACCCTTTTCTCGGTTTTCTTATCCCTTATTTGTTAGCAATTGCAAGAAAACAATGAGAAAATATCCTCCTATCTTAATGAGGACAAGGGCCTAATTCTTCTTGTGATGATCAATTCAACCTCTGATGAAAAGATATATCTTGGTTATATTTCATCTCTTCAACCCAAGCCTCAAACTGAAGCTATCCTTCGGAAATTGTAGAGTTCTAGACCAATGAAAATCTATGAATAGTATCTGTTCAGATACTGCCTATTCTTCTATTAAAATTCATTTGCATTTGACGCCTAATGCATCATATATTGGTGAGGCTTCACCTCTCTGTTATTTTCTTATTGAAGTTTTGTTTTGAAAGCTGTTTCTACAttagtataaaatatattttgttatGTTTTGCTTAATTGCCACATTATTGTTGACTTCAAGTTAATTTGGTTGTCTTGATTTTTACCTACTTCTGTTTCAGCACTGAACTTATCCCCCCTTTTTCCAGATGTTCTGGCTTCTGTTGCTTTATTTTAGATTCTTTTGAATTCTAATGATTTTTCTTGTCTTGACCTTTACCTTCTTTTGTTTCCGGTTTGTTGAATTTTTTTCAGATGACCTGCCATTGTGGGGTACGTACTCTCTGTCTTTTAACTTTTCTTGGCAAGAGATGAAACGTAGGTGGTTCTAAGTTGTTTTTGCTTGTATTATAGGTTTTGTTGGAGAGCAACATCCTGACAGAAACAGTGATAATAAGCACGTACTTTACACACATAAGAACATCCATATTAGATACAATAAGGACCAGGTTTGTGACTTGATCATCTCATCCAATTTTGGTGGATAGTCTGCATATTCATGTTCACCATGACTTTGTTCTTGCAGATCATTCATGTCAATATTTCTCAAGAGGGCCCAAAGCCTTTGGAGGCTGGGAGAACATTGGACATGACATATTCTGTCAAATGGGAACCAACCAATATCAGTTTTGCTCGTCGTTTTGAAGTTTACTTGGATTACCCATTTTTTGAACATCAGGTGGACGTTAATTGgataatttttttcttaattttattgGTCCACTCCAACAATTGAACTATTGATGGTGCATTACCTTAACACTGTTGACCTTTGCATGCAGTTTTTTCCTGACCGCTGTCTGttgtttttaatatatataatcattGTAGTTGGATTAATCTAATGTTTTAAAGCATCTCTTTGTATTTAAGTTAGCACCATAGGATTCATTTTTCCGCCGTATAGTTTGTAATTTGGTATGTACTCTGCAGATTCATTGGTTCTCCATCTTTAACTCCTTCATGATGGTCATCTTTCTTACTGGTCTGGTGTCTATGATATTGATGCGGACACTGAGGAATGATTACGCCAAATATGCTAGGGAAGATGATGACTTGGAGTCTCTGGTAACAACCTCGTGGTTAAACAGCATTCTGTTAGATAAGCTCTAGCCTTTTAGGATTATTTTCATAACCATTATTGTTTTCGTTTCAGGAAAGAGATGTGAGTGAAGAGTCTGGTTGGAAACTTGTTCATGGAGATGTATTTCGGACTCCTCGTACCCTAGTGTTACTTTCTGCTCTTGTTGGTACTGGGGCACAGTTGGCATTGCTTGTTCTCCTTGTCATTCTGTTGGCAATTGTGGGGATGTTATATGTTGGGTATGTTAAATACTTGAAATCAACCTTTGAACTTTAGTTGTTGCCTATTTATGTAGGAGTAGATTATATGGGCAATTCATGATCGGTCTGGTACTTCTATTTTCATGGTTTTGAGTTAAGTTATAGCATTGTCATGAAATTACTAGATGCTACAAGTAGTTGTTACCGTAGCTCTGTTTATTTGTTACTTTTTTAAGACGGTCAGCTGAAATAGAATTTGTGCATTCTTTTACAGGAGAGGAGCCATTGTTACGACTTTCATAGTATGTTATGCTTTGACATCATTCATTTCAGGCTATGTTAGTGGTGCAATGTACTCGCGAAATGGTGGTATGTTTCATTTCTTATCTATATATCCTTGTAGTGCACTGTTCTTTTATCACCCcccaacacccccccccccccccaaaaaaaaaccaCCACCCCACCCACACTCTCCTTTGGCTTTTCTGTTGATCGGCACTTCTATTTCATCTGTCTAAGAAAAAGTGTCCAAGCTGGGATTTTTTGTCTTATCATTTATAGATGCGTACTGTAGGACATATTGCTAGTGGCCCCTGTTTTGGGGTACAGCTACCGTGCACAGTTTTATTTGTTTGTTGTTCAATTTACTTCCCAAAATTTGGGAtgacaactctctctctcttacaAGTACAATAGTCATGCTGTTTATCTACTTATTGCAGGGAAAAGCTGGATCAAGTCGATGATTCTGACCGCTTCACTCTTTCCATTTTTGTGCTTTGGAATTGGTTTCATTCTGAACACAATTGCCATATTTTATGGTTCTCTAGCAGCCATTCCTTTTGGCACAATGGTAGTTGTCTTCGTTATCTGGGCATTCATTTCCTTCCCCCTGGCTCTTCTGGGTACAGTCGTTGGAAGAAACTGGAGTGGTGCTCCAAACAATCCATGCCGTGTCAAGACCATTCCTCGCCCTATACCTGTGAAAAAGTGGTACTTGACACCATCTGTAATCTCCTTGATGGGGGGTTTGCTACCATTTGGCAGCATATTTATTGAGATGTATTTCGTCTTCACATCCTTCTGGAATTACAAGGTAAACTGTAACTCGATTTAAGTCTCGTGTATCGCTCATCGGTTACTAAGTTAGTTTGAATAAAAAATGATGGCTGAACTTCCACGGACTCAGGGAGAAACAATTCGAATTCAGTCCTTCATAGCTTCGATCTTTCTGCATATAAATATGAGCATGAAATGAACTCAACGGTTTCAGGGTGCTGACCCAGTGGGTCCACCTCGTGCCCTTTTTCTGGAGATAAGTTAAGAGGTGTTATGTAAAATTTCAATGAACTCCTTTGAATAAAACATTTATCTTTTGCTTAACATGCATTGCTTGCATGGCAGTCTTactttttgtataattttttaaattgatCTGGGACTCATGAAAGAACCCCCTTTGTTAGGTAGTGACATATTGAAGTCTTGAATTGATTGCTAATATACCGTGTCATGGTTTTTGCAGGTGTACTATGTTTACGGGTTTATGCTTTTGGTATTCCTGAttctcattgttgttactgtCTGTGTGACCATTGTGGGCACATATTTCCTGTTAAATGCTGAGAATTATCATTGGCAATGGACTTCATTTTTCTCAGCCGCCTCTACAGCTGTCTATGTCTACCTATACTCGGTATATTACTACTACGTGAAGACTAAGATGTCAGGGTTCTTTCAGACTAGTTTCTACTTTGGATACACACTGATGTTTTGTCTCGGCTTAGGAATTCTCTGCGGTAAGTCACATTGAATCTCTTGCTTTGGAGTTCCAATGATATCCGCTTCATTTATTCTAATCAGCTATGCCTTTTTGTCATTTAAACTTAGGTGCTGTTGGATTTTTGGGCTCACATCTGTTTGTGAGGAGGATCTATAGAAACATCAAATGCGACTGATCTTTTGACAAGGAGTAGGACTGACACTGCTCCTCCATTTACTTAGTTTCTGGTAGTAAGGTCGAGAAAAACCTCAAGAACCATGTATCTTTGTGGGATTCGATTCGGTTTAATGATGGTAGTTGGTAGGTATCTCCTCTGCTTGTATTCTGGGGAG of the Nicotiana tabacum cultivar K326 chromosome 7, ASM71507v2, whole genome shotgun sequence genome contains:
- the LOC107791492 gene encoding transmembrane 9 superfamily member 1, with protein sequence MMRPTVRSLTLFSFLAAFLVVSPALASESDHKYQPDDPVTLWVNKVGPYNNPQETYNYYSLPFCHASGSHKWGGLGEVLGGNELIDSQIDIRFQKNVDKGSICELELDEAKVKQFKDAIENNYWFEFFIDDLPLWGFVGEQHPDRNSDNKHVLYTHKNIHIRYNKDQIIHVNISQEGPKPLEAGRTLDMTYSVKWEPTNISFARRFEVYLDYPFFEHQIHWFSIFNSFMMVIFLTGLVSMILMRTLRNDYAKYAREDDDLESLERDVSEESGWKLVHGDVFRTPRTLVLLSALVGTGAQLALLVLLVILLAIVGMLYVGRGAIVTTFIVCYALTSFISGYVSGAMYSRNGGKSWIKSMILTASLFPFLCFGIGFILNTIAIFYGSLAAIPFGTMVVVFVIWAFISFPLALLGTVVGRNWSGAPNNPCRVKTIPRPIPVKKWYLTPSVISLMGGLLPFGSIFIEMYFVFTSFWNYKVYYVYGFMLLVFLILIVVTVCVTIVGTYFLLNAENYHWQWTSFFSAASTAVYVYLYSVYYYYVKTKMSGFFQTSFYFGYTLMFCLGLGILCGAVGFLGSHLFVRRIYRNIKCD